GCAGGGAGGTCCACGTGTTTTGTGTTTGGATGGCATGTAATGCATGGAACGAAGCATGTTAATGTTAGTTAGGTTAGGTGGGAGAAAGCAACAGCTTGAGTTCAAGTTTGAAGGATACATAGTGCATGTTTGGGCgccattattttgttaaaaaaagatttttttcaatgaaaaaagatctttttttttattttttaacgtatttgtcaaatttctagtagtaaaaataaaagcattagtaaaataaaaaaaatcttttttgagaagctgtaatttatatctttttttaaaagatctttttttcttaaaaaaaagatgtttttcatataataaataaacaaaaaaatacttttatattgttatacccaaatataattgatagataaaaagacctttttacatgagatatccaaacataaaattacttttacttctttataagatcttttaaaaaaaaataactcgaaaaaagatcttttcttaAAAGCTCACCCAAACAAGCCCATAAAGCTTGAGCAGCTACAGCTCAGATTAACCGTCAAGCATGGAAGAAGCTGCTTCAAACACCATCAAAATCTCCCAACGCACTCTCATCTTCCCTTCTCGCACTCCCTTCTCCCAAAACCACGCCCTCCCTCTCTCCCCCCTCGACAACGACCCCAACCTCCGCCTCACTTTCCGCTACCTCCGCCTCTACATTTCCTCCCAACCCGACCCCTACTCCCTCATCTCCTCCTCCCTCTCCCAAGCTCTTCTTCACTACTACCCACTCGCCGGCACGCTTCGCTACCGTCTACATGACAACCGCCTCGAGAACTGGTGCGCTGCCGGTCAGGGAGTTCCCCTCATTCGCGCCACCGCCGCAGACATCTCCCTCGAATCGGTAAACTACCTCGACGACCCGGATTTCAGCTTCGTTGAGCAGTTAGTACCCGACCCGGGACCCGATGAGGGGATGGAGCACCCCTGCATGCTCCAAATAACGGTGTTTGGGTGCGGTGGGTTCACGCTGGGTGCTGCCATGCACCACGCGCTTAACGACGGTATGGGCGGGAGCTTGTTCTTCAGTGCGGTGGCCGAGTTGGCTCGCGGGTCGAGTCGGATATCGGTTGAACCGGTTTGGAACCGTGAGGTATTGTTGGGAGCGAGGAACCCGCCCCGGGTGGAGTCAGCGTTGGTAGGAGAGTTTCTGAGTTTGGAGAAGGGGGTTTTGCCGTACCAAGCGGACGCCGGTGATGTTGTGAGGGAGTGCTTCCACGTTCAGGAGGAGTCCTTGGAAGCGTTCAGGAGATCATTGTTTGAACAATCCGGTCTCAAATTCACCACTTTTGAGGTTCTTGCTGCTTACGTTTGGAGGTCCAAGTAAGTAGTATTCACCCTTCAATTCATCGATTACCGATGTTAATTACAAGGTGGAAACTCAGGGAGTtgactaatttgattatttgactaatttgattaaatcttCAGCTGTCAACTATCAATTTATTTCACTGCAGTTTTCACCTAATTACAATTATAGCCTTATAATTTGTGTTCTTAAACAGGGTTAGGGCGTCGGAAATGAAGGACAATGAGAAGGTTAAGTTGGCATACTCGGTTAACATACGAAGAGTGGTAAAGCCAGCACTGCCAGATGGGTATTGGGGAAACGGTTGCGTTCCAATGTATGTTGAGGTGAGTGTGAAGGATTTAATAGAGAGGCCCATTTGGGAAACAGCGGAGCTAATCAAGAAGAGCAAGAGCAACGTGAGTGATGAGTATGTTCGGTCATTCATCGATTTTCAGGCAGTGCATTATGGGGATGGGATCACGGCAGGGAACAGGGTTACTGGGTTCACCGATTGGAGACATTTGGGCCACTCGTCTGTGGACTTTGGATCCGGAGGCCCAGTTACTGTTTTGCCACTTGGCAGGAACCTCCTTGGAAGTGTTCACCCTTGCTTTTTCTTGCCTTATTCAACTGCCACTAAGAAGGAGGGTTTCAAGGTTTTGGTCACTCTGCCTCAACCTGCTTTGCCTGCTTTTCGAGAGGATATGCACGTTTTTTCCCCCTAGCCAATATTGGTTTCAGTTCTGGACACATGAAATCTGTTATAAATGTAATAATGTAATGTAATTGCATATAAACAATAAGAACCAAAATACAATAAATCTGAgcaaaaaacacacacacatgtACCGATTCTCCACTTGACTAGCTCTATAACTCATCCTTTAACAAcaaccattccttcaccatccACATAAGTAGCTGTATGTATAAAGTAGAGAAAgcatttaaatattaattgactCTAAATACCAATATGGATTAACTAAACATGTTATTACTTATTAGAACATACACACATCCacacaaatattaatttacTTCCATTGCTTACTTCTGCCACTGAACATGTGTTATCCAACCAGATGAGGGCTCAGAAGATCTTCATCATCTAATAAGTACTGTTATTTTAACAAATCATATTACACTCTTCGGAGATGTACAACTGAGGTGGAAGTAAATTAATTTGCTCTAGTGCTTGACACACCCTTCCTTAAAATCACATTCCATCTTCTTTATTTGTGTATGGAGAAATTATTAGGTAGTTATGGAGATAAATAAGTGTATATTTAAAACgtataaaaattataatctAAGTACAAATTTGGTATAGGAATAATTCACTGAAAATgtttgataacaaaaaaaatcaacaaaaaacaatcataacttatcttatctaatattcattaattatcgtaataattaatgaatattaaataaggCAACTTctgactttttatttttattttttcccctTAGCATTACGGTAACTCACAAACGGTTGCAACAGAAACTCTGCAAGTGTAAAATGCCGCCGCGATCTTTATTATTCATTTAGGACAAATATACTATATAATGATTTGGATGCCgctttaattaattgatttaggATATGGCATTGTTGACGGAGCAACCTAGGCAGCGGCACAAACCTAACtcctatttttatatttttttcaatttagctGCTGGATTAGGCTAAAGTATATTGGATATATATAACATTCATGCAAGCTTGGTAATGGTGGGTGTGGCTCAACGTTTTTTCTTTATTGTTATAGAGAAGGTCTCTTGATCCAGGCCAGTTACAAGGTAACTATTGATTAACACACTTTAATACTTTAACAATCATGTTTGTCAGCATATTTATTTATGTTCAATCTTAAAGTTTATGCATCTCATGCGATACTGGAGATATACTTCATTACCAAACACTTTCAGTTACTATATttttttagcattttcaaaAGAGCATGATATAAAATCCGCCTTGAcaatttgaatttgttattttttatcaGTATATACCAAAAGTTGTTGGTAATAATGGATGGTAAAGAAAAGATGAAAGAGAAACTGGAGAATTATTCTCCAACAGCAATAGCATTGCTGATAGGAGAATTGACAGCAATGGCAGGAGCAGCTATAAAAAATGCACTATCTCGTGAAGCATGTCCATCTACTACTGCACTGTTAGATGACATCATGGAGGAGCTAAGATATGGCCACAACGACACCATTGGGGTGTTGGGACCCGATTTGCGTCTAAATGCGAATCTTGTAGAAAAAGTTGCAAGAAGGGTGGAAAATGAAGGGTTGTTTGACGCAGTTGTCGCGACAACTGTATCAAACAAGCCCAATTATGGAAAGATTCAAGACGAAATTGCAAGATCCCTGGGATTGAGATTTGATGGTGAGAATAGCGGTACCGGTGTGGCTAAAAAAGGCATAAGATGGCTTCCTAAGGTATTTGGTTCAAGAAATAATAAGTTGAATAATGATGAGATTGAAAGTAGAGCAAGAAGATTACGTCCGAGGATGTTGGCAGAGGAGAAGATTCTTGTGATATTGCGTGATGTTTGCAGCAATGGTGTTGATTTGGAGA
This sequence is a window from Arachis stenosperma cultivar V10309 chromosome 10, arast.V10309.gnm1.PFL2, whole genome shotgun sequence. Protein-coding genes within it:
- the LOC130954154 gene encoding spermidine coumaroyl-CoA acyltransferase, which translates into the protein MEEAASNTIKISQRTLIFPSRTPFSQNHALPLSPLDNDPNLRLTFRYLRLYISSQPDPYSLISSSLSQALLHYYPLAGTLRYRLHDNRLENWCAAGQGVPLIRATAADISLESVNYLDDPDFSFVEQLVPDPGPDEGMEHPCMLQITVFGCGGFTLGAAMHHALNDGMGGSLFFSAVAELARGSSRISVEPVWNREVLLGARNPPRVESALVGEFLSLEKGVLPYQADAGDVVRECFHVQEESLEAFRRSLFEQSGLKFTTFEVLAAYVWRSKVRASEMKDNEKVKLAYSVNIRRVVKPALPDGYWGNGCVPMYVEVSVKDLIERPIWETAELIKKSKSNVSDEYVRSFIDFQAVHYGDGITAGNRVTGFTDWRHLGHSSVDFGSGGPVTVLPLGRNLLGSVHPCFFLPYSTATKKEGFKVLVTLPQPALPAFREDMHVFSP
- the LOC130958053 gene encoding uncharacterized protein LOC130958053; the encoded protein is MDGKEKMKEKLENYSPTAIALLIGELTAMAGAAIKNALSREACPSTTALLDDIMEELRYGHNDTIGVLGPDLRLNANLVEKVARRVENEGLFDAVVATTVSNKPNYGKIQDEIARSLGLRFDGENSGTGVAKKGIRWLPKVFGSRNNKLNNDEIESRARRLRPRMLAEEKILVILRDVCSNGVDLEKVGIPYGIYHTGCKLLLTSASEDVLSNHMSAQRIFTL